CTGAGGCCGTAGGTGCTGAGCGGGTGCGGGTGGGCGCGTTCAGAGAGCGCGGTGCCGTGTTTGCTGCTGCCGTACTCGGCTCCCGAGCCCAGGTGAACCAGCCAGGGCGTGCGCCCCAGCCGCGTCAGCACCTGAAGCAGCCGGGCGGGGAGCAGGGCGTTTGCCTCCAGCAGTTGCTCGGCGTTGCCGGTGGTGCGCCCGGCACAGTTCACGATCACGTCCGGCTGGTTGTCCAGAATCAGGGCGTCCCAGGCAGCATCGGAGGCGGTGGTCAGGTCGAGGATGCTGCTGGGCGGAGCCACACTGACCGCAAATTCTGGATGCAGTTCCAGCCGGGCACGTACCTGGCTGCCGATAAACCCGTGACCACCGAGTAAGAGGAGGCGTTTCACGGCGGCCCTCAGTTAGGCGACCCGCCCAGGCGCACGTCGGCCCCGGCAAAGGTCTCCTGAAGAAAGGGGGCGCTGCCGAACTGCGGCATCAGAATCGGTTGCAGCGTGCTGAACTCCGCGTTGGCGCGGTCGTAGTCTTCCGGGCGGCCAATGTCGAGCCAGTACCCGGAAAAGGCGTAGCTGGCGGGGTGCAGATTTCTGCTCAGCAGATCGAGAATCAGATTGTCGAAGCCGAAGGGCTGGCCCGCCGGATACGGGCGCAGCGTGTCCTGTGAGAAGCCGTAGATGCCCATGCTGACCGAGAAATCGAAGACCGGCTTCTCCCGGAAGCTCATGATTTCGCCGTCCTGAATATCGAGCACCCCGAACTCGCTGCGAACTTCCCGCGAGTACGTCGCCACCGTGACCGGCGCGTGTGAGGCGATGTGGGTGTGCAGCAGATCGGCGTAATTCAGGTCGGTCAGCACGTCGCCGTTCATCACCAGGAAGTGTTGCGGCAGGCTATTCAGTTCGCCCAGCAGCGGCCCGATGGTACCGAGCGGCGTGGTTTCCTCCAGGTAATTCACGCTCAGGCCCCAGCGGCTGCCGTCGCCCACGAAGGCCCGGATCAGCGGCCCCATGTGCCCGATGGCGAGCGTGACGCTGCGAAAGCCGTGATGAGACAGCTGATGCAGCACGATCTCCAGAATCGAAAAGCGGTCACCGATGGGCACGAGCGGTTTGGGCACACAGGTGGTGTAGGGGCGCAGACGGGTACCTTTTCCTCCGGCGAGAATCACTGCATGCATGCTGGTCTCCTTGGGCGCGGCTGGATAGCTGAAGTGGGCGTCTGAATGGCTGGGGCAGCTCTCTGGCGTGTGTTACAACTTCGTAAAA
The nucleotide sequence above comes from Deinococcus ruber. Encoded proteins:
- a CDS encoding sugar phosphate nucleotidyltransferase, which produces MHAVILAGGKGTRLRPYTTCVPKPLVPIGDRFSILEIVLHQLSHHGFRSVTLAIGHMGPLIRAFVGDGSRWGLSVNYLEETTPLGTIGPLLGELNSLPQHFLVMNGDVLTDLNYADLLHTHIASHAPVTVATYSREVRSEFGVLDIQDGEIMSFREKPVFDFSVSMGIYGFSQDTLRPYPAGQPFGFDNLILDLLSRNLHPASYAFSGYWLDIGRPEDYDRANAEFSTLQPILMPQFGSAPFLQETFAGADVRLGGSPN